A window of [Clostridium] innocuum genomic DNA:
ATAGAATAATCAAGCAGGGTAAAGGGGTGTGCTCCTCCCCACCATCCAGGTGTATTTGTAGGATAGCGCCCATGAGCAATCCAGGAATATCCTTCATATTCTTCTAATTTATAAAACACACCCACATCTTCGGGAAAGCCGACAGCCTTGAATGTTCCCATATTTTTACCACTGGAAAAAACATGGGCACCGGGCATATCTGTATTGATTTTCATAACAGTTCTGGCTACGAATTCCTTCTCGTCTAATTGCATGGTTGTCATAACGGATTTCAGAGGATCAACAAAATATCGCCAAATAATAGGTTCATCTGTAATGGTAGGAATCTTACATGTGGGAATCAGTTCAGAATGAATAATTTCAAAGTGTTCCTTCAGAAAAGATTCACATTTTTTTCTCGTGGTTCTGCAGTCATAAAACATATGGAATGCATAAAAATCCTTATACTGAGGATAAATACCGTATCCGGTAAAACCGCCTCCTAACCCATTTGAACGCTCATGCATGGGTTTCATGGAATCTATAATCATTTCTCCGGACATTCTGTTTCCTTCTTTGGAAATGACAGCAGCAATAGCACATCCGGACGGGATTCGTATTTGACCTTCTTTCTTCATAGAACTACATCCTTCCTTTCAAATATAACAAAAAAACAAAGACGCTCATTTAAACAGAAACTTACCTGTTCTTTAAATGAACGCCTTTGCTCACTTAAAAAATTTATACACCTGTTTACAGTTTTTGTCAATAAAAAGATTTGTTTTCAGAAAATGAATGAAAAAAAGGTGATTGACAAATGAAAAAAACGGGTGTATAGTCTGTAAGCGTAAAGGCAATGGCGTCTTTGAGGAATATACCTTGAAGAATCTTTGCCTTTTTTATTTTAGGAGACAAAGTAGTGTAAGAGAGGAGAAACATGGTATGACATATGTTGATGAAGTGATTGAACACGTAGTAAAAAAGAATCCTGCTGAGCCGGAGTTCCATCAGGCTGTGAAAGAGGTACTGGAGTCTTTAAGAGTTGTGGTAGATGCAAATGAAGAAAAGTATCGAAAGGATGCCCTACTTGAGCGTCTGGTTCATCCCGAGAGACAGATTATATTCAGAGTACCTTGGATAGATGATAAGGGACAAGTTCAAGTTAATACCGGGTACCGTGTTCAGTTTAATAGTGCAATCGGACCATATAAAGGAGGTCTTAGATTGCATCGTTCTGTAAACTTAAGTATCATTAAGTTTCTGGGATTTGAACAAATTTTCAAAAATGCACTTACAGGTTTACCGATTGGCGGTGGTAAGGGTGGTTCTGATTTTGATCCTAAGGGGAAGTCAGATCGAGAAATCATGGCATTTTGTCAGAGTTTTATGACAGAGCTTTGCAAGTACATAGGCGCAGATACGGATGTTCCGGCAGGGGATATCGGTACCGGTGCGAGAGAAATCGGTTATTTGTTTGGTCAGTATAAGAAAATTCGCGGAGTATATGAGGGGGTTCTTACTGGAAAAGGTTTAAGCTATGGTGGATCTTTGGCAAGAAGCGAAGCTACAGGTTATGGTTTATTATATTTGACTGAGGAATTGTTGAAGCTAAATGGCATTTCACTTAAAGGAAAGACAGTTGCGGTTTCCGGTTCAGGAAATGTTGCAATCTATGCTATAGAAAAAGCGCTGCAATTAGGGGCGAAGGTCGTGACAGTAAGTGATTCTACCGGATGGGTATATGATGCCGACGGGATTGATGTTAGAGTTCTTAAGGAAATCAAGGAAGTTAAGAGAGCAAGACTAACGGAATATAAGAGTTATCGCCCGAATTCAGAATACCATCAAGGTCGTGGTGTATGGTCTGTAAAGGTAGATTTGGCACTACCGTGTGCAACTCAGAATGAACTTACGTTGGAAGATGCAAAACAGTTGGTAGCAAATGGCTGTTTAGCTGTATGTGAAGGTGCAAATATGCCTACCACACTAAAAGCTACTCAATATTTACAGAATAATGATGTTATTTTTGCCCCGGGTAAGGCGGCGAATGCTGGCGGTGTTGCAACATCTGCTTTGGAAATGTCTCAAAACAGTATGAGAATGAGCTGGTCATTTGAAGAAGTGGATTCTAAATTAAAAGATATCATGGTAACCATATGTCATAATATATCGGATGCTGCAGAAAGATATGGAGCAAAGGGGAATTATGTATTAGGCGCGAATATTGCAGGATTTGAAAGAGTTGCAGATGCCATGAGTGCACAAGGTATTGTATAAATTATATAAGAAGTAAAGGCAAAGGCGTCTTACATGCTGTATATGCATGAAAGACGCCTTTCTTTTATGATAAATAGTATAAAAGAAGGACAGATAGAAAAGGAGGAAAACATTATGAAGAATGTTTCGAAGTATTTTGGTAGTCTGGTGTTTGATGATAGGGTAATGAAAGCAACTTTATCTGCAGAAGTATATCAGTCATTGAAGAAAACGATTGATGGAGGAGAACGGTTGGATATCAGCGTGGCAAATGCGGTAGCTGACGCCATGAAAGATTGGGCAGTGGCAAATGGAGCTACTCATTACACACACTGGTTTCAGCCTCTCACCGGAATTACCGCAGAAAAGCATGATAGCTTTATAAGTCCTTCACCGGATGGTGGAGTTATTATGGAATTTTCAGGAAAAGAAATGATTAAGGGAGAGCCTGATGCATCATCGTTTCCATCCGGAGGACTTCGAGCAACTTTCGAAGCAAGAGGATATACTGCATGGGATCCTACATCTTATGCATTTATTAAGGGTAAGACATTATGTATTCCTACTGCATTCTGTTCTTATGGTGGGGAAGCCTTGGATAAGAAAACTCCATTACTTCGTTCTATGGAAGCACTGAATAAGCAGGCTCTTCGGATTTTACGTTTATTCGGAAATGAGGATGTAAAATATGTGCGTACTTCGGTAGGGCCGGAACAGGAATATTTCTTGATTACTAAGGAGATGTTTGATAAGCGCCCGGATCTTCAATATACAGGTAGAACACTTTTCGGTGTAAAGCCTCCAAAGGGACAGGAAATGGATGACCACTACTTTGGTGTCATTAAGCCGAAGGTTGCGGCATTCATGGAGGATTTAAATGATGAACTATGGAAGTTAGGAATTCTCGCAAAGACCGAACATAATGAAGTGGCTCCGGCACAGCATGAATTAGCGCCTATTTATACTACAACAAACATTGCTACTGATCACAATCAGCTTACTATGGAGATTATGCAAAAGGTTGCTATCAGACATGGTTTGGTTTGTTTACTTCATGAAAAGCCTTTTGCAGGAGTGAATGGCTCCGGTAAGCATAATAACTGGTCCCTTGCAACAGATACCGGTGTGAATCTTCTTTCACCGGGGGAAACGCCATATGAAAATGCACAATTCCTATTATTTCTATGTGCAGTTATCAAGGCAGTCGATGATTATCAGGATTTACTTCGTATTTCTGTCGCAACAGCGGAAAACGATCACAGATTAGGCGCCAATGAGGCTCCTCCTGCTGTAGTATCGATGTTTTTAGGTGATGAACTGAATGCGATTTTAGAAGCAATCGAAACAGATGCACCATATATAGCAGCCGGAAAAACGAAGATGAAACTGGGAGTAAGTGTACTTCCTAGATTTACAAAAGATACGACAGATCGTAATCGAACATCACCATTTGCCTTTACCGGTAATAAATTCGAATTCCGTATGCTTGGCTCATCAAACAGCATAGCTTGTGCAAATATTATGTTGAATGCGGCAGTCGCGGAGTCTTTGAAGATTTATGCGGACCGATTAGAAGGTGTAGAAGATTTTGAATCAGCACTTCATGAAATGATTAAGAAAACCATTAAGGATCACAAGAGGATCATCTTCAATGGCAATGGATATGATGACAATTGGATCAAGGAAGCTACAGAAAAGAGAGGACTTTTGAATTACTGTACAACAGCGGATTGCATGCCACATTTAATGGATAAAAAAAATGTGGATATGCTTATATCTCATAAAGTATTTACTGAAAGAGAATTGGAATCAAGAATGGAAATCATGCTTGATAACTACTGTAAGACCGTTATTATTGAGGCAAACACTATGGTGGTAATGGCAAAATGCTCCATTGCTCCGGCGGTTGAAAAATTTACCGCAAGTCTGGCGAAAAATGCTTCCATAAAGAAAAGTTTTGATGATTCTATTCCATGTGCATATGAAACAGGTTTAGTAAAAAAGTTATCTATCCTTACAGACAAGATTGACATGGCTGTTGATGAGCTAAAGACCTCTCTTGTGGAAATTCAGGATGTCAGAGGAATCATAGAAGAATCTGTCATGATTAGAGATGAGATACTAAGAAAGATGAGCGAGCTTAGGATTGCTTGTGATGAAGCGGAAATGCTTACATCAAAGGAATATTGGCCGTATCCTTCCTATGGGGATATTTTGTTTAGTGTGAAATAAATAAAGAAAGAGGGATGAAAATTATGTTATATAGTCCGGTGAACACGATTTGGGTACTTGTTGGAGCTGCATTGGTATTCTTTATGCAAGCGGGTTTTTCACTCTGTGAGGCAGGATTTACCAGAGCTAAAAATACAGGTAATATTCTTATGAAGAATTTAATGGATTTCTGTATAGGTACACCTGCATTTTGGTTAGTAGGATTTGGCATTATGTTTGGTGCAGGAAACGGTATCGTGGGATCATTTGATCCCCTTATCAAAGGAGATTACGGCCATATACTTCCATCGGGTGTGCCGCTTTGGGCTTTTGCAATTTTCCAGATCGTGTTCTGTGCAACATCTGCGACCATTGTTTCCGGAGCCATGGCAGAGAGAACAAAATTCAGTGCATATTGTATTTACTCTGCTGCCATTTCATTGTTGATTTATCCTGTTTCCGGACATTGGATCTGGGGTGGGGGATGGCTATCAGAGCTTGGATTCCATGATTTTGCAGGTTCAACCGCAGTCCATATGTTGGGGGGTGTCTGTGCAATGATCGGAGCTGCTATTCTAGGACCACGTATCGGTAAATATGATAAGAATGGTAAGCCAAAAGCAATCTTAGGACATAACATTACATTTGCGGCTCTTGGTGTATTTATTCTTTGGTTCTGTTGGTTTGGTTTCAATGGTGCATCTACTGCCGGTATGGATAGTGATGCATTGATGGAAACCGCAGGACGTGTATTTTTCAATACAAACATAGCCGCAGCAGTGGCTTGCTGTACTACTATGATTTTTACCTGGGTACGATATAAGAAACCGGATGTATCAATGACTTACAATGCAGCCCTTGCTGGTCTAGTTGGTGTAACTGCAGGTTGTGATGCCGTCTCCTCAGTGGGAGCAGCCGGTATCGGTATCGTATGTGGTATTTTAGTAGTATTATCAATAGAATTTTTTGATAAGGTTGTTAAAATTGATGATCCTGTTGGTGCGGTATCCGTTCATTGTGTCTGCGGAGCAGTGGGTACGGTTCTAACCGGATTATTCGCAACAGGCGTTACTACTGAAAAAGGTTTATTCTATGGAGGTGGTTTACATTTCTTTCAGGTTCAGACATTAGGTGTAATATCGGTAACAGCATATGTGGCAATTGTCATTACCATTGTGTTTCTTGTTATCAAACACACGCTTGGACTTAGAGCTGATAAAGAAGATGAGCTTACAGGTCTGGATATTTCAGAACATGGTTTGCTTACCGCCTATGCAGGATATGCAATGCTTCCTGATATAAGTGAAGAAGACGGTGATGAGCCGGTAATGGTGGCGCAAGGTGTTCCTGTTGCCGAGGCGGTTGAAGTAAAAAAGATGCCAAGTCTTCTTGATGGAATGCCTAAGATTACAAAAATTGCAATTATCTGTAAGGAACATAAGCTTGAGGCATTAAAGACATCTATGATGAACCTCGGTATTAAAGGAATGACAGTTTCCCATGTACTGGGATGTGGTGTACAGAAGGGGAAACCGGAATATTATAGAGGTGTTCAGGTAGAAACTACCCTACTTCCGAAGGTTCAAGTGGATATCGTAGTAAGTAAAATACCGGTAAGAAGTGTAATTGATGTAGCGAAAAAAATACTTTATACAGGACACATCGGAGATGGTAAGATTTTTGTCTATGATGTAGAGAATGCTGTAAAGATTCGTACCGGTGAAGAAGGGGTCGATGCTCTTCAGGATATAGATTAAAAATAAATAAAAGCGTTTGAGAAAAGAGAAGTAACATAGGTGATTGCTCACAGCGAGTATGGGATAGTGAGAGCCATATAGTGGAGCCTATGCGAATAACACTTTTCGAGCTGCAATCTGAAAAGATATTCTTAGTAGGTGCGCCGTTTCGTTATGCGTAAAGGAACTAGTCTTGTTGAAGACTTGGAAAATGAGAAAAAATATAGGTGGCACAGCGAGTTCAGCACTTGCCCTATAGAATGCTGAAACTGATTTCGGAGGAAAAAATATGTGTTCTATAATGGGTTATTGCAGTCGCAGTGCTGCCTATGATACGTTTATGAAAGGATTTGAGGCAACGATTTCACGGGGACCTGATGACAGTAGAGTAATCGATACCGGAAAAGGTTATTTGGGGTTTCATCGATTGGCAATTATGGGACTTCATGACGCCGGTATGCAGCCTTTTCAGTTGGATAAAAGCTATGCTGTTTGCAATGGAGAAATATATGGATTTGAGGAACTTAGAAGCAGGCTGTCAAGAAAGTATGAATTCAAGAGTGATTCAGATTGTGAAATAATTTTGCCCATGTACAAGGAATATGGTACGGCTATGTTTGCCATGCTGGATGCGGAATTTGCATGCATCATTTATGATGGGGAACGTGAAGAATATATCGCAGCAAGAGATCCGATCGGTATACGGCCATTATATTATGGTTATGATAAGCAGGAGGCTATTATCTTTGCCAGTGAGCCAAAGAATTTAGTGGGTATAGTTGAAAATATCATGCCGTTTCCTCCCGGTCACTATTATAAGGATGGGAAATTTATATGTTATCTGGATATTTCAATAGCTGCGAAAGTTTGTGAAGATGATTTGGAAAAAGTATGTAGAAATATTCGTGAAAAGTTAGTTTCAGGTGTGGAAAAACGTCTTGTAGCAGATGCAAAAGTTGGTTTTTTACTTTCAGGGGGACTGGATTCTTCCTTAGTTTGTGCAATTGCAGCTAAAAAAAGTAAAGATGCAATCAAGACATTTGCAATAGGCATGTGTGAAGATGCTATAGACCTGAGATATGCAAATCAGGTGGCAAATCATATCGGAAGTGATCATACTGAGATTTTTATGACACCGGATGATGTAATTGCATCGCTTAGAACCGTGATATATGTATTGGGTACTTTTGATATTACTACGATTCGGGCTTCGATAGGAATGTATCTGATATGTAAAGCGATTCATGAAAAGACGGATATCAGAGTTTTATTAACAGGTGAAATTTCAGATGAATTATTCGGATACAAATATACAGATTTTGCGCCAGATGAGGAAGCTTTTCAACTAGAATCACAGAAGAGAATAAAAGAACTCCACATGTATGATGTGCTTCGAGCTGATCGCTGTATCTCTGTGAATTCTCTGGAAGCAAGGGTCCCGTTTGGGGATATAGATTTTGTAAAGTATGTAATGTCTATCGATCCCAAGCTGAAAATGAATCGATATGGAAAGGGAAAATATTTGCTTCGTCATGCTTTTGAAGATGGAGATTATCTTCCTGATGAAATCCTGTGGCGAGAAAAAGCTGCATTTTCAGATGCGGTAGGACACTCTATGGTTGATTACCTGAAAGCATATGCTGAAGAAATATATACAGATACAGAGTTTAAGGACAAGTGTAAGAACTATAATCATGCGCAGCCATTCACAAAAGAATCTTTACTATACCGTGAGATATTTGAAGAGTATTATACGGGACAAAGCAAAATGATCGTAGACTTTTGGATGCCGAATAAAGAATGGGACGGCTGTCATGTAAATGATCCATCGGCAAGAGTTCTTTCTAACTATGGTGATAGCGGAATTTAGAAAAAGACAGATATGATGTGCGCTTATAGAAATAAGGAGATGAATGAATGGCGATACATGAGGAATGTGGCGTGTTTGGAATCTTTGGCACTAAGAGGGAAAATGTTGCAAACACTGCTTATTATGGTTTATATGCACTACAGCATCGGGGGCAGGAAAGCTGTGGGATCGTTGTAAATGACGACGGTGTATTTTCATCATATAAGGATTTGGGACTTGTGAGTGAGGTATTTTCGAAAGATACACTATCAAGTTTATCGAAAGGAAATATGGCGGTCGGCCATGTAAGATATGGAACAACAGGAGGAACTACCCGTAGTAATACTCAACCCATGGAAGTAAATCATCAGAGGGGAAAAATGGCGATAGCACATAATGGAAATCTGAGCAATTCATTGGAACTTCGAGATAAATTAGAACTATCCGGTGCAATTTTTAATACCACAAGTGATACTGAGACAATTGCTTATGTTATTACAAGAGAAAGACTTAAGGTTTCCAGTATAGAAGAAGCGGTAAGTAAAGCAATGAATTCTTTGGAAGGTGCTTATTCATTGGTGCTAATGTCTTCTACCAAATTAATTGCGGCAAGAGATCCACATGGATTCAGACCGTTATGCTATGGAAAGATGATGGATGGGAGGTATGTAGTTGCTTCAGAGAGCTGTGCATTATCTGCAGTAGGAGCAGCCTTCATAAGAGATGTTCTCCCAGGAGAAATTGTTGTTTTTAGTAAGGAAAATGTCGTATCTCGAAAAGAACACTGCAATAAAGAAAAGAGAAAGACCTGTATCTTTGAATATATTTATTTTGCCAGACCGGACTCTGTAATAGATACTATTTCGGTATCATTGTCAAGGTGTAAAGCCGGTGAATTATTGGCAGAAAGTTATCCTGTAGATGCAGATGTTGTGATCGGAGTTCCTGATAGTGGCATGGAGGCAGCATTAGGTTATGCAAATGCATCTAAAATACCATATGGAATCGGTTTAATAAAAAACAAATATATTGGTAGAACCTTTATTTCTCCGGGTCAGGATGAACGTCTAGATCAAGTAAGAATAAAATTAAGCCCCGTTAAAAATGTTATAGAAGGTAAAAGAGTTGTATTGATTGATGATTCCATTGTCAGAGGTACAACCAGTAAACGTATTGTAAAACTACTCAAAGATGCCGGCGCAAAAGAAATACATATGAGAATTTCCGCACCGCCATTTTTACATCCCTGCTATTATGGTACAGATATTGATTCAGAAGAAAATCTGATTGCCTGTCATCATAACATACGGGAAATAGAGGAAATCCTAGGTGTTGATTCTCTTGGATACTTACCGATTGAAAAATTAGGCAGATTGGTAGAGGGAACTGAATATTGTGCAGCATGCTTTAATGGAGAGTATCCGACAAATATACCGAAGGATCTTCGAAAAGATCGTTTTGAAGGAAAGTTATCAGAAAAAATCTGTTCCGGGTAGGGAAAGGAACAGTTTGCATTCAG
This region includes:
- a CDS encoding amidophosphoribosyltransferase, whose protein sequence is MAIHEECGVFGIFGTKRENVANTAYYGLYALQHRGQESCGIVVNDDGVFSSYKDLGLVSEVFSKDTLSSLSKGNMAVGHVRYGTTGGTTRSNTQPMEVNHQRGKMAIAHNGNLSNSLELRDKLELSGAIFNTTSDTETIAYVITRERLKVSSIEEAVSKAMNSLEGAYSLVLMSSTKLIAARDPHGFRPLCYGKMMDGRYVVASESCALSAVGAAFIRDVLPGEIVVFSKENVVSRKEHCNKEKRKTCIFEYIYFARPDSVIDTISVSLSRCKAGELLAESYPVDADVVIGVPDSGMEAALGYANASKIPYGIGLIKNKYIGRTFISPGQDERLDQVRIKLSPVKNVIEGKRVVLIDDSIVRGTTSKRIVKLLKDAGAKEIHMRISAPPFLHPCYYGTDIDSEENLIACHHNIREIEEILGVDSLGYLPIEKLGRLVEGTEYCAACFNGEYPTNIPKDLRKDRFEGKLSEKICSG
- a CDS encoding glutamine synthetase type III, with the protein product MKNVSKYFGSLVFDDRVMKATLSAEVYQSLKKTIDGGERLDISVANAVADAMKDWAVANGATHYTHWFQPLTGITAEKHDSFISPSPDGGVIMEFSGKEMIKGEPDASSFPSGGLRATFEARGYTAWDPTSYAFIKGKTLCIPTAFCSYGGEALDKKTPLLRSMEALNKQALRILRLFGNEDVKYVRTSVGPEQEYFLITKEMFDKRPDLQYTGRTLFGVKPPKGQEMDDHYFGVIKPKVAAFMEDLNDELWKLGILAKTEHNEVAPAQHELAPIYTTTNIATDHNQLTMEIMQKVAIRHGLVCLLHEKPFAGVNGSGKHNNWSLATDTGVNLLSPGETPYENAQFLLFLCAVIKAVDDYQDLLRISVATAENDHRLGANEAPPAVVSMFLGDELNAILEAIETDAPYIAAGKTKMKLGVSVLPRFTKDTTDRNRTSPFAFTGNKFEFRMLGSSNSIACANIMLNAAVAESLKIYADRLEGVEDFESALHEMIKKTIKDHKRIIFNGNGYDDNWIKEATEKRGLLNYCTTADCMPHLMDKKNVDMLISHKVFTERELESRMEIMLDNYCKTVIIEANTMVVMAKCSIAPAVEKFTASLAKNASIKKSFDDSIPCAYETGLVKKLSILTDKIDMAVDELKTSLVEIQDVRGIIEESVMIRDEILRKMSELRIACDEAEMLTSKEYWPYPSYGDILFSVK
- a CDS encoding glutamine amidotransferase family protein, coding for MKKEGQIRIPSGCAIAAVISKEGNRMSGEMIIDSMKPMHERSNGLGGGFTGYGIYPQYKDFYAFHMFYDCRTTRKKCESFLKEHFEIIHSELIPTCKIPTITDEPIIWRYFVDPLKSVMTTMQLDEKEFVARTVMKINTDMPGAHVFSSGKNMGTFKAVGFPEDVGVFYKLEEYEGYSWIAHGRYPTNTPGWWGGAHPFTLLDYSIVHNGEISSYDANRRFIEMFGYKCTLQTDTEVITYMMDYLLRVQELTLEEVANVIAAPFWSTISTESNLELRDKLKYLRTIFSSLLITGPFSIVFGFNGGLMALNDRLKLRSMVVGEKDDKVLIASEEAAIRMMEPHAENIWAPDGGEPVIVKVKEGVNEWA
- the gdhA gene encoding NADP-specific glutamate dehydrogenase, translated to MTYVDEVIEHVVKKNPAEPEFHQAVKEVLESLRVVVDANEEKYRKDALLERLVHPERQIIFRVPWIDDKGQVQVNTGYRVQFNSAIGPYKGGLRLHRSVNLSIIKFLGFEQIFKNALTGLPIGGGKGGSDFDPKGKSDREIMAFCQSFMTELCKYIGADTDVPAGDIGTGAREIGYLFGQYKKIRGVYEGVLTGKGLSYGGSLARSEATGYGLLYLTEELLKLNGISLKGKTVAVSGSGNVAIYAIEKALQLGAKVVTVSDSTGWVYDADGIDVRVLKEIKEVKRARLTEYKSYRPNSEYHQGRGVWSVKVDLALPCATQNELTLEDAKQLVANGCLAVCEGANMPTTLKATQYLQNNDVIFAPGKAANAGGVATSALEMSQNSMRMSWSFEEVDSKLKDIMVTICHNISDAAERYGAKGNYVLGANIAGFERVADAMSAQGIV
- the amt gene encoding ammonium transporter — protein: MLYSPVNTIWVLVGAALVFFMQAGFSLCEAGFTRAKNTGNILMKNLMDFCIGTPAFWLVGFGIMFGAGNGIVGSFDPLIKGDYGHILPSGVPLWAFAIFQIVFCATSATIVSGAMAERTKFSAYCIYSAAISLLIYPVSGHWIWGGGWLSELGFHDFAGSTAVHMLGGVCAMIGAAILGPRIGKYDKNGKPKAILGHNITFAALGVFILWFCWFGFNGASTAGMDSDALMETAGRVFFNTNIAAAVACCTTMIFTWVRYKKPDVSMTYNAALAGLVGVTAGCDAVSSVGAAGIGIVCGILVVLSIEFFDKVVKIDDPVGAVSVHCVCGAVGTVLTGLFATGVTTEKGLFYGGGLHFFQVQTLGVISVTAYVAIVITIVFLVIKHTLGLRADKEDELTGLDISEHGLLTAYAGYAMLPDISEEDGDEPVMVAQGVPVAEAVEVKKMPSLLDGMPKITKIAIICKEHKLEALKTSMMNLGIKGMTVSHVLGCGVQKGKPEYYRGVQVETTLLPKVQVDIVVSKIPVRSVIDVAKKILYTGHIGDGKIFVYDVENAVKIRTGEEGVDALQDID
- the asnB gene encoding asparagine synthase B; translated protein: MCSIMGYCSRSAAYDTFMKGFEATISRGPDDSRVIDTGKGYLGFHRLAIMGLHDAGMQPFQLDKSYAVCNGEIYGFEELRSRLSRKYEFKSDSDCEIILPMYKEYGTAMFAMLDAEFACIIYDGEREEYIAARDPIGIRPLYYGYDKQEAIIFASEPKNLVGIVENIMPFPPGHYYKDGKFICYLDISIAAKVCEDDLEKVCRNIREKLVSGVEKRLVADAKVGFLLSGGLDSSLVCAIAAKKSKDAIKTFAIGMCEDAIDLRYANQVANHIGSDHTEIFMTPDDVIASLRTVIYVLGTFDITTIRASIGMYLICKAIHEKTDIRVLLTGEISDELFGYKYTDFAPDEEAFQLESQKRIKELHMYDVLRADRCISVNSLEARVPFGDIDFVKYVMSIDPKLKMNRYGKGKYLLRHAFEDGDYLPDEILWREKAAFSDAVGHSMVDYLKAYAEEIYTDTEFKDKCKNYNHAQPFTKESLLYREIFEEYYTGQSKMIVDFWMPNKEWDGCHVNDPSARVLSNYGDSGI